One window of Thermus caldifontis genomic DNA carries:
- a CDS encoding type IV pilus twitching motility protein PilT, with protein MAKTPDIVDLLTLAVERGASDLVITVGLPPMIKVDGEFHPTEYEPLSPQDTRRLMYALMDEKQQRVFEEEKELDFSFSLPGRGRYRVNVFLQRGSVGGVLRVVPATIKSFEELGLPKNIAEIAMAPRGLVLVTGPTGSGKSTTLASMIDYINERKPVHIVTIEDPIEFFHKHKKAIVNQREIGSDTHGFHKALRSVLRQAPDVILVGEMRDYETIAAAITAAETGHLVMGTLHTNSAPETIDRIIDVFPEAQQEQVRVQLSNNLVAVLTQQLLPKAFGGGRVLAYELMIATPAVRALIREGKSHQLRSVIQTGGQYGMVTMDACLADLYRRKLITYEMGLNRAVDPKEFMRLAGVQEGAKRP; from the coding sequence ATGGCTAAAACACCCGACATCGTGGATCTTCTGACCCTGGCCGTGGAGCGGGGGGCCAGCGACCTGGTGATCACCGTGGGCCTTCCCCCCATGATCAAGGTGGATGGGGAGTTCCACCCCACGGAGTACGAACCCCTCTCCCCCCAGGACACCCGCCGGCTCATGTACGCCCTCATGGACGAGAAGCAGCAGCGGGTCTTTGAGGAGGAAAAGGAGCTGGATTTCTCCTTTAGCCTACCGGGAAGGGGGCGCTACCGGGTAAACGTCTTCCTGCAACGGGGAAGCGTGGGAGGGGTCCTTAGGGTGGTACCCGCCACCATCAAGAGCTTTGAGGAGCTGGGCCTGCCCAAGAACATCGCCGAGATCGCCATGGCCCCAAGGGGCCTGGTCCTGGTCACGGGGCCCACGGGGTCGGGGAAAAGCACCACCTTGGCCTCCATGATCGACTACATCAACGAGCGCAAGCCCGTGCACATCGTGACCATCGAGGACCCCATAGAGTTTTTCCACAAGCACAAGAAGGCCATCGTCAACCAGCGGGAGATCGGCTCCGATACCCACGGGTTCCATAAGGCCCTAAGGAGCGTCCTCCGCCAGGCCCCGGACGTGATCCTGGTGGGGGAGATGCGGGACTACGAGACCATCGCCGCCGCCATCACCGCCGCGGAAACTGGGCACTTGGTCATGGGCACCCTGCACACCAACTCCGCCCCCGAGACCATCGACCGCATCATCGACGTCTTCCCGGAGGCCCAGCAGGAGCAGGTGCGGGTGCAGCTTTCCAACAACCTGGTGGCGGTGCTTACCCAGCAACTCCTTCCCAAGGCCTTCGGGGGCGGAAGGGTGTTGGCTTACGAGCTCATGATCGCCACCCCGGCGGTAAGGGCCTTGATCCGGGAGGGGAAAAGCCACCAGCTCCGGAGCGTGATCCAGACGGGTGGCCAGTACGGCATGGTCACCATGGACGCCTGCCTGGCGGACCTTTACCGGCGCAAGCTGATCACCTACGAGATGGGCTTGAACAGGGCGGTGGACCCCAAGGAGTTCATGCGCCTCGCCGGGGTGCAGGAGGGAGCCAAGCGCCCCTAA